From a region of the Microbacterium sp. nov. GSS16 genome:
- a CDS encoding ABC transporter ATP-binding protein yields the protein MSNVLSVRDLKVSFASEAGRVDAVRGVSFDLEAGKTLGIVGESGSGKSVTSLAIMGLLDENARVTGSIQFEGEELLGKTDKEMSVIRGNGMAMVFQDPLTSLTPVFTIGDQLIEALTVHRSLSRAQAWERSLELLRLVGIPEPEKRMKSFPHEFSGGMRQRVVIAIAMANNPRLIICDEPTTALDVTIQAQILDLIEKAQDETGAAVIMITHDMGVVARTADDVMVMYAGKPVEHAPAHELFHRTRMPYSIGLLGAIPRVDKVEKEPLTPIKGNPPLLIDLPDACPFAARCPIALPACVQGEPALLPVVTGGGQSHLAACIRADEIDDDARIGGLPVYPVAPIPESDLTRTPREQRPVTLEVRNMVKTFPLTKGAFLKRKVGEVHAVKGVSFDVREGETMAIVGESGSGKTTTLLQIMDFEKQADGDIIIAGTSVNELHDRKLERRLRRDIQIVFQDPMGALDPRMTVTDIIAEPMRAIGMDKDEVNSRVHELMDLVGLNPAHRDRFPGAFSGGQRQRIGIARALSTNPKIIVLDEPVSALDVSIQAGVINLLDELKVKLGLSYLFVAHDLSVIRHIADRVAVMYLGEFVEHGDVDEVFDNPQHPYTQALLSAIPVPDPDIERTRQRVVFDPETMSTRPATV from the coding sequence ATGAGCAACGTACTCTCCGTCCGTGACCTCAAGGTCAGTTTCGCCTCGGAGGCCGGCCGCGTCGACGCCGTGCGCGGGGTCTCGTTCGACCTTGAGGCAGGCAAGACGCTCGGCATCGTCGGCGAGTCCGGCTCGGGCAAGTCGGTCACCTCGCTGGCCATCATGGGGCTGCTCGACGAGAACGCGCGAGTCACCGGCTCCATCCAGTTCGAGGGCGAGGAGCTGCTCGGCAAGACCGACAAGGAGATGTCGGTGATCCGCGGCAACGGCATGGCGATGGTCTTCCAGGACCCGCTCACCTCGCTCACGCCGGTGTTCACGATCGGCGATCAGCTGATCGAGGCGCTCACGGTGCATCGCAGCCTGTCGCGCGCCCAGGCATGGGAGCGCTCGCTCGAGCTGCTGCGCCTGGTCGGCATCCCCGAGCCCGAGAAGCGGATGAAGTCGTTCCCGCACGAGTTCTCCGGCGGGATGCGCCAGCGCGTGGTCATCGCCATCGCGATGGCGAACAACCCGCGCCTGATCATCTGCGACGAGCCGACGACGGCCCTCGACGTGACCATCCAGGCGCAGATCCTCGACCTCATCGAGAAGGCACAGGACGAGACCGGCGCCGCGGTGATCATGATCACTCACGACATGGGCGTGGTGGCGCGCACCGCCGATGACGTCATGGTGATGTACGCGGGCAAGCCCGTCGAGCACGCCCCGGCGCACGAGTTGTTCCACCGCACCCGGATGCCGTACTCGATCGGCCTGCTCGGCGCGATCCCCCGCGTCGACAAGGTCGAGAAGGAGCCGCTGACACCCATCAAGGGCAACCCGCCGCTGCTGATCGACCTGCCCGACGCGTGCCCGTTCGCCGCGCGCTGCCCGATCGCGCTCCCGGCGTGCGTGCAGGGCGAGCCTGCGCTGCTGCCGGTCGTCACCGGCGGCGGCCAGTCGCACCTGGCGGCGTGCATCCGTGCCGACGAGATCGACGACGACGCGCGCATCGGCGGGCTGCCGGTGTACCCGGTCGCCCCGATCCCCGAGAGCGACCTCACCCGCACGCCCCGCGAGCAGCGTCCGGTGACGCTCGAGGTGCGCAACATGGTCAAGACGTTCCCGCTGACCAAGGGCGCGTTCCTCAAGCGCAAGGTGGGCGAGGTGCACGCGGTCAAGGGCGTGAGCTTCGATGTGCGCGAGGGCGAGACCATGGCCATCGTCGGCGAGTCCGGTTCGGGCAAGACCACGACCCTGCTGCAGATCATGGACTTCGAGAAGCAGGCCGACGGCGACATCATCATCGCCGGCACAAGTGTGAACGAGCTGCACGATCGCAAGCTCGAGCGCCGGCTGCGCCGCGACATCCAGATCGTCTTCCAGGACCCGATGGGCGCGCTCGACCCGCGCATGACGGTCACCGACATCATCGCCGAGCCCATGCGCGCCATCGGAATGGATAAGGACGAGGTCAACAGCCGGGTGCACGAGCTGATGGACCTGGTGGGGCTGAACCCCGCGCACCGCGACCGCTTCCCCGGCGCGTTCTCGGGCGGCCAGCGCCAGCGCATCGGCATCGCTCGGGCGCTGTCGACCAATCCGAAGATCATCGTGCTCGACGAGCCGGTCTCGGCGCTCGACGTATCGATCCAGGCCGGCGTGATCAACCTGCTCGACGAGCTCAAGGTCAAGCTGGGACTGTCGTACCTGTTCGTCGCCCACGACCTCTCCGTCATCCGCCACATCGCGGATCGGGTCGCGGTCATGTACCTCGGCGAGTTCGTCGAGCACGGCGACGTCGACGAGGTCTTCGACAACCCCCAGCACCCCTACACGCAGGCGCTGCTGTCGGCGATCCCCGTGCCCGACCCCGACATCGAGCGCACCCGCCAGAGGGTCGTGTTCGATCCGGAGACCATGTCGACACGTCCGGCCACGGTCTGA
- a CDS encoding ABC transporter permease, which produces MTNQMIDSGVQPPVGPDTTAERIPSKQLSKWTLYTRRFMRNKPAVFGIVIFVLLALASVIVPLFARWEVNEMDFLNLSTGPSSDHWFGTNASGNDTFMQTFVGLQRSLMIALVVSIGVTVISAIVGTAAAYFGGMVERVTLLVIHFFMVVPTFLILALVSNDAGGDWRVISLALIFTGWFFPARVIWTMALSLREREYVHAARYMGVPGMRVVLRHLLPNVGSLLVINFTLGVVAAVMTETGLSFIGFGVKIPDVSLGSLIGEGAASVTSAPWLFYFPALALTLLTVSMALVADGLRDALDPTSAAGGRA; this is translated from the coding sequence ATGACGAACCAGATGATCGACTCCGGGGTCCAGCCGCCGGTCGGCCCCGACACCACCGCCGAGCGGATCCCCAGCAAGCAGCTGTCGAAATGGACGCTGTACACGCGCCGCTTCATGCGCAACAAGCCGGCCGTGTTCGGCATCGTGATCTTCGTCCTGCTGGCCCTGGCCTCCGTCATCGTGCCGCTGTTCGCGCGCTGGGAGGTCAACGAGATGGACTTCCTGAACCTTTCCACCGGCCCCTCGTCCGACCACTGGTTCGGCACGAACGCCTCGGGCAACGACACGTTCATGCAGACCTTCGTGGGTCTGCAGCGCTCGCTGATGATCGCCCTCGTCGTCTCCATCGGTGTGACGGTGATCTCGGCGATCGTCGGCACCGCGGCAGCCTACTTCGGTGGCATGGTGGAGCGGGTCACCCTGCTGGTCATCCACTTCTTCATGGTGGTGCCGACCTTCCTCATCCTCGCCCTCGTCTCGAACGACGCCGGCGGCGACTGGCGGGTCATCTCGCTCGCTCTGATCTTCACAGGCTGGTTCTTCCCCGCCCGCGTGATCTGGACCATGGCGCTCTCGCTGCGCGAGCGCGAGTACGTGCACGCGGCGCGCTACATGGGCGTGCCCGGCATGCGCGTGGTGCTGCGGCACCTGCTGCCGAACGTCGGCTCGCTGCTGGTGATCAACTTCACCCTGGGCGTGGTCGCCGCGGTCATGACCGAGACCGGCCTGTCGTTCATCGGCTTCGGTGTGAAGATCCCCGACGTCTCGCTCGGCTCGCTCATCGGCGAGGGAGCGGCCAGCGTCACCAGCGCACCGTGGCTGTTCTACTTCCCGGCCCTCGCCCTCACCCTGCTGACCGTGTCTATGGCGCTCGTCGCCGACGGACTTCGCGATGCCCTCGACCCCACCTCTGCGGCGGGAGGCCGTGCATGA
- a CDS encoding ABC transporter permease — MIKYLVRRTLGWLLMIVVATNVTYFLAWSFLDPRSNYVGRKPPLSPEQIENLLGPRNLSESTPLIERWWTWLTGILLRWDWGLSPTGGSVNNEIGYRMWVSAELVLGATIIMTVLGIWIGVYTASHQYKLGDRIWQAVSIITMNINIIVAALAVVILAINFNNWVGTRVFYVTGSSSQGVTGFFPVLVDALQHLILPTIALVVTGYAGTHFLQRSLLLDNISADYVRTARAKGLTKSQAIRRHALRTSLIPVATQVAFSIPAIFTGAILTETIFAWQGMGRYFLTTINGNDVHGVVAVAAFGAVLTAIGAVLADIAVVVLDPRVRVS; from the coding sequence TTGATCAAGTATCTCGTGCGCCGGACACTCGGCTGGCTGCTCATGATCGTGGTCGCGACGAATGTCACCTACTTCCTTGCCTGGTCATTCCTCGATCCGCGAAGCAACTACGTCGGCCGCAAACCGCCCTTGAGTCCTGAGCAGATCGAGAATCTGCTCGGACCGCGAAATCTCAGCGAGAGCACTCCGCTGATCGAGAGGTGGTGGACCTGGCTCACGGGCATCCTGCTCCGTTGGGACTGGGGCCTGAGCCCCACCGGCGGCTCGGTGAACAACGAGATCGGCTACCGCATGTGGGTCAGCGCCGAGCTGGTGCTCGGCGCGACCATCATCATGACCGTCCTGGGCATCTGGATCGGCGTGTACACGGCATCCCACCAGTACAAGCTCGGCGATCGCATCTGGCAGGCCGTGTCGATCATCACGATGAACATCAACATCATCGTCGCCGCACTCGCCGTGGTCATCCTCGCGATCAACTTCAACAACTGGGTGGGCACCCGCGTCTTCTACGTCACGGGCTCCTCGAGTCAGGGGGTCACCGGCTTCTTCCCGGTGCTCGTCGACGCACTGCAGCATCTGATCCTGCCGACCATCGCGCTCGTCGTGACCGGGTACGCGGGCACGCACTTCCTGCAGCGCTCGCTGCTGCTCGACAACATCAGCGCCGACTACGTCCGCACGGCACGCGCCAAGGGGCTCACCAAGTCCCAGGCCATCCGGCGCCACGCCCTGCGCACATCGCTGATCCCCGTGGCCACGCAGGTCGCGTTCTCGATCCCGGCGATCTTCACCGGCGCCATCCTGACCGAGACGATCTTCGCCTGGCAGGGCATGGGGCGCTACTTCCTGACCACGATCAACGGCAACGATGTGCACGGCGTGGTCGCCGTGGCAGCCTTCGGTGCCGTGCTGACCGCGATCGGCGCCGTGCTCGCCGACATCGCCGTCGTGGTCCTCGACCCGCGAGTGAGGGTGAGCTGA